One Chaetodon trifascialis isolate fChaTrf1 chromosome 13, fChaTrf1.hap1, whole genome shotgun sequence DNA segment encodes these proteins:
- the bag3 gene encoding BAG family molecular chaperone regulator 3 isoform X1, with translation MFQYSTGSNMNGVKTQSPILTMASNDNEPLPLGWEVKIDPQTGWPFFVDHNNRTTTWNDPRHDTKKVREVSANGPNIPPEPSPQETQKTFVREMKHPILRPGYVPIPVFHEGAELRQQQQHPCYSYIQPSTAQNIRTDGRTPSPTPGLHCRPRSPLHGPSDSCSTEPGKASSPVSQTAEVYTFPHHQPSRPSSTSLQAGYIPIPVIHEGGGGQTQTQAQLNPSVYSQRSPFSEHQQPFHRIQTDEWPGYSAAIQSPRERASPILLPQHRDSIHLPPHIRSQSPIITQVLGERPQAQQHVLTRDPPQRIEPEQQSTQQKPENTQLPQPLHTEPDVQKPQQPQQFHQPPPQQPQQFHQPQQFHQPQQFHQPQQFQQPPQFQQAPPQMPPQPQHPEQSMPSQQQFQQPQKQEQQFQQPQKSEQPQQHTADITVQIPPKSDAQDMTAVPPEVPPVKVEAEQAAQCPIHPGLAKVQQIVDRVSKLEQEVKCFDGKKNDKKYLLLEELLTKELLALDSVDPEGRADVRQARRDGVRRVQTILEELEQLEEQPAKPANETTMEGDNLTQKGEPSMITKENIVLAKEIS, from the exons ATGTTTCAGTACTCGACAGGCAGCAACATGAACGGCGTGAAGACGCAGTCACCGATCCTGACCATGGCCAGCAATGACAACGAGCCTCTACCCCTCGGATGGGAGGTGAAAATTGACCCTCAAACCGGATGGCCCTTCTTTGTGGATCACAATAATCGCACGACAACCTGGAATGACCCGAGACACGACAcgaaaaag GTCAGAGAAGTGTCAGCAAATGGACCCAACATACCACCAGAACCAAGTCCTCAGGAGACGCAGAAGACCTTTGTGAGGGAGATGAAGCACCCCATTCTTCGCCCAGGTTATGTTCCAATCCCAGTCTTTCATGAGGGTGCAGaactgaggcagcagcagcagcatccatgtTATTCCTACATCCAACCAAGCACTGCACAGAATATCCGGACAGACGGGCGGACACCTTCCCCAACGCCAGGGCTCCACTGCAGGCCAAGATCACCTTTACATGGACCTTCAGACAGCTGCTCCACTGAACCTGGAAAGGCCAGCTCGCCTGTTTCTCAAACAGCAGAG gtTTACACTTTCCCGCATCACCAACCTTCACGGCCCAGCAGCACTAGTCTTCAAGCAGGTTACATCCCCATCCCGGTGATCCATGAGGGCGGAGGAggccaaacacaaacacaggctcaATTAAATCCCTCAGTATACTCTCAGCGCAGCCCCTTCTCCGAGCACCAGCAGCCCTTCCATCGCATTCAGACGGACGAATGGCCTGGCTACTCTGCAGCAATCCAGTCCCCCAGAGAAAGGGCTTCTCCAATACTGCTTCCCCAGCATCGTGATTCTATTCACCTCCCACCTCATATTAGAAGCCAGTCACCTATTATTACGCAGGTGCTGGGAGAAAGACCACAG GCTCAGCAGCATGTCCTCACAAGAGACCCGCCCCAGAGAATTGAGCCGGAACAACAAAGCACTCAACAGAAACCAGAGAACACACAACTCCCCCAGCCATTGCACACAGAACCTGATGTCCAGAAGCCTCAACAACCTCAACAGTTCCACCAGCCTCCACCTCAGCAACCTCAACAGTTCCACCAACCTCAACAGTTCCACCAACCTCAGCAGTTCCACCAACCTCAGCAGTTTCAACAACCACCACAATTCCAGCAGGCACCACCTCAGATGCCTCCACAGCCTCAGCATCCTGAACAGTCAATGCCATCGCAGCAACAGTTCCAGCAGCCCCAGAAACAAGAGCAACAGTTCCAGCAACCCCAGAAATCAGAGCAACCACAACAACATACTGCAGATATCACAGTTCAAATACCTCCAAAATCAGATGCCCAGGACATGACAGCCGTTCCCCCAGAGGTCCCACCTGTAAAGGTTGAGGCTGAACAGGCTGCTCAGTGCCCGATCCACCCAGGCTTGGCTAAGGTACAACAGATAGTCGACCGGGTTTCTAAACTGGAGCAGGAGGTGAAATGTTTTGATGGAAAGAAGAATGATAAGAAATACTTGTTACTGGAGGAGTTGCTGACCAAAGAGCTCTTAGCACTGGACTCGGTTGACCCAGAGGGTCGTGCAGATGTGCGGCAGGCGAGACGGGATGGAGTCCGACGTGTTCAGACCATACTGGAAGAACTGGAGCAACTGGAGGAACAGCCAGCCAAGCCTGCCAATGAGACCACGATGGAGGGAGACAACTTGACACAGAAAGGAGAGCCCAGCATGATCACCAAGGAGAATATTGTGCTGGCAAAGGAGATCTCATAA
- the bag3 gene encoding BAG family molecular chaperone regulator 3 isoform X2, with the protein MKHPILRPGYVPIPVFHEGAELRQQQQHPCYSYIQPSTAQNIRTDGRTPSPTPGLHCRPRSPLHGPSDSCSTEPGKASSPVSQTAEVYTFPHHQPSRPSSTSLQAGYIPIPVIHEGGGGQTQTQAQLNPSVYSQRSPFSEHQQPFHRIQTDEWPGYSAAIQSPRERASPILLPQHRDSIHLPPHIRSQSPIITQVLGERPQAQQHVLTRDPPQRIEPEQQSTQQKPENTQLPQPLHTEPDVQKPQQPQQFHQPPPQQPQQFHQPQQFHQPQQFHQPQQFQQPPQFQQAPPQMPPQPQHPEQSMPSQQQFQQPQKQEQQFQQPQKSEQPQQHTADITVQIPPKSDAQDMTAVPPEVPPVKVEAEQAAQCPIHPGLAKVQQIVDRVSKLEQEVKCFDGKKNDKKYLLLEELLTKELLALDSVDPEGRADVRQARRDGVRRVQTILEELEQLEEQPAKPANETTMEGDNLTQKGEPSMITKENIVLAKEIS; encoded by the exons ATGAAGCACCCCATTCTTCGCCCAGGTTATGTTCCAATCCCAGTCTTTCATGAGGGTGCAGaactgaggcagcagcagcagcatccatgtTATTCCTACATCCAACCAAGCACTGCACAGAATATCCGGACAGACGGGCGGACACCTTCCCCAACGCCAGGGCTCCACTGCAGGCCAAGATCACCTTTACATGGACCTTCAGACAGCTGCTCCACTGAACCTGGAAAGGCCAGCTCGCCTGTTTCTCAAACAGCAGAG gtTTACACTTTCCCGCATCACCAACCTTCACGGCCCAGCAGCACTAGTCTTCAAGCAGGTTACATCCCCATCCCGGTGATCCATGAGGGCGGAGGAggccaaacacaaacacaggctcaATTAAATCCCTCAGTATACTCTCAGCGCAGCCCCTTCTCCGAGCACCAGCAGCCCTTCCATCGCATTCAGACGGACGAATGGCCTGGCTACTCTGCAGCAATCCAGTCCCCCAGAGAAAGGGCTTCTCCAATACTGCTTCCCCAGCATCGTGATTCTATTCACCTCCCACCTCATATTAGAAGCCAGTCACCTATTATTACGCAGGTGCTGGGAGAAAGACCACAG GCTCAGCAGCATGTCCTCACAAGAGACCCGCCCCAGAGAATTGAGCCGGAACAACAAAGCACTCAACAGAAACCAGAGAACACACAACTCCCCCAGCCATTGCACACAGAACCTGATGTCCAGAAGCCTCAACAACCTCAACAGTTCCACCAGCCTCCACCTCAGCAACCTCAACAGTTCCACCAACCTCAACAGTTCCACCAACCTCAGCAGTTCCACCAACCTCAGCAGTTTCAACAACCACCACAATTCCAGCAGGCACCACCTCAGATGCCTCCACAGCCTCAGCATCCTGAACAGTCAATGCCATCGCAGCAACAGTTCCAGCAGCCCCAGAAACAAGAGCAACAGTTCCAGCAACCCCAGAAATCAGAGCAACCACAACAACATACTGCAGATATCACAGTTCAAATACCTCCAAAATCAGATGCCCAGGACATGACAGCCGTTCCCCCAGAGGTCCCACCTGTAAAGGTTGAGGCTGAACAGGCTGCTCAGTGCCCGATCCACCCAGGCTTGGCTAAGGTACAACAGATAGTCGACCGGGTTTCTAAACTGGAGCAGGAGGTGAAATGTTTTGATGGAAAGAAGAATGATAAGAAATACTTGTTACTGGAGGAGTTGCTGACCAAAGAGCTCTTAGCACTGGACTCGGTTGACCCAGAGGGTCGTGCAGATGTGCGGCAGGCGAGACGGGATGGAGTCCGACGTGTTCAGACCATACTGGAAGAACTGGAGCAACTGGAGGAACAGCCAGCCAAGCCTGCCAATGAGACCACGATGGAGGGAGACAACTTGACACAGAAAGGAGAGCCCAGCATGATCACCAAGGAGAATATTGTGCTGGCAAAGGAGATCTCATAA